Proteins from a single region of Ziziphus jujuba cultivar Dongzao chromosome 1, ASM3175591v1:
- the LOC132805016 gene encoding GDSL esterase/lipase 1-like, which produces MAKLNLINIYLFVFCISLFNFQTKCFDESSWLYKKQAALFIFGDSQFDAGNNNYINTTTGKANYWPYGETFFHYPTGRFCDGRLVPDFIAQYAKLPFIPPYLPPRNKLFIYGVNFASAGAGALVETRKGSVIDLQTQLGYFKNISRVLREKLGDTEAEALLSKAVYLFSIGGNDYSFPFETNSSVLYTYSVEQFVGQVIGNITQVIKEIYEVGGRKFGLPSMWPLGCMPFSRTRVPEGENKCFEPITPYVELHNIEISKVLQKLQSDLNGFKYSIPDFHTLMENLINHPSKYGFKEGKVACCGSGPYRGILSCGGRRGVTEYYLCDNVNEYVFFDSAHPTERAYKLLAQLAWSGEPSVTGSYNFKALFES; this is translated from the exons ATGGCAAAGTTAAACCTTATAAACATTTATCTGTTTGTTTTTTGCATAAGTCTattcaattttcaaacaaaatgcTTCGATGAAAGTTCATGGCTTTACAAAAAGCAAGCAGCCTTATTCATATTTGGGGATTCACAGTTTGATGCTGGAAATAACAACTACATCAACACTACTACTGGCAAGGCTAATTACTGGCCATATGGGGAAACCTTCTTTCACTACCCAACAGGCAGATTCTGTGACGGCCGTCTAGTTCCAGATTTCATTG CTCAATATGCAAAGTTGCCGTTCATTCCACCATATCTACCCCCTCGTAACAAGCTATTTATATATGGGGTGAATTTCGCATCAGCAGGAGCTGGTGCTCTTGTTGAAACTCGGAAAGGATCG GTGATAGACCTTCAAACTCAACTTGGTTATTTCAAGAACATTAGCAGGGTACTGAGAGAGAAACTAGGAGATACAGAGGCCGAAGCTTTGCTTTCAAAAGCTGTTTATTTGTTTAGTATTGGAGGCAACGACTATTCATTTCCTTTTGAGACAAACTCCAGCGTCCTTTATACCTATTCTGTCGAGCAATTTGTAGGGCAGGTGATAGGCAATATAACCCAAGTCATCAAA GAAATATATGAGGTTGGAGGAAGGAAATTTGGGTTACCAAGCATGTGGCCTTTAGGGTGTATGCCATTCTCAAGGACAAGGGTGCCTGAAGGGGAAAACAAGTGCTTTGAACCAATTACACCATATGTGGAATTACACAATATAGAGATTTCCAAGGTCCTCCAAAAACTGCAAAGCGACCTCAatggatttaaatattcaattccTGATTTTCATACACTTATGGAAAATCTTATCAATCACCCTTCTAAATATG GTTTCAAGGAAGGGAAGGTAGCATGCTGTGGCAGCGGACCCTACAGAGGAATTTTGAGCTGTGGTGGAAGGAGAGGTGTAACAGAGTATTATCTATGTGACAATGTTAATGAATATGTGTTCTTTGACTCTGCTCATCCCACAGAAAGGGCCTACAAGCTTTTGGCCCAACTGGCTTGGAGTGGAGAGCCCAGTGTCACTGGGTCTTATAATTTTAAAGCTCTTTTTGAATCCTAG